One Ardenticatenales bacterium DNA segment encodes these proteins:
- a CDS encoding helix-turn-helix transcriptional regulator, whose protein sequence is MNELDKTRAKILGLLIRDARLFAGRSVADCAGTLNISPATFAAAEKGTHVLSLPDLEVLAMYLQVPMAHFWGTETMGRPRQVDYDELQQLRRSVIGGLLRQARVQAGRSLEEVAQEIKGDAGQVAAYELGETPIPLLTLERMGKYLGVPLDYFMDQQRGPLAEHEAEQKMRQRFADLPASMRAFVVEPINRSYIETAMRLADLDVHRLRQIAEGILDITF, encoded by the coding sequence ATGAATGAACTCGACAAAACGCGCGCCAAGATATTGGGACTTTTGATAAGGGATGCCCGTCTTTTTGCGGGGCGGTCCGTGGCGGATTGTGCCGGCACTTTAAATATCAGCCCCGCGACATTTGCCGCGGCGGAAAAAGGGACGCACGTGTTGTCATTGCCTGACCTGGAAGTGCTGGCAATGTATTTGCAGGTGCCCATGGCGCACTTTTGGGGAACCGAGACCATGGGGCGGCCAAGACAGGTCGATTATGACGAATTGCAGCAGTTGCGGCGCAGCGTTATTGGGGGACTGCTGCGACAGGCGCGAGTGCAGGCGGGGCGCTCGCTGGAGGAAGTCGCACAAGAGATTAAGGGGGATGCCGGGCAGGTGGCGGCGTATGAATTGGGAGAAACGCCGATCCCGCTTCTAACGTTGGAGCGGATGGGGAAGTATTTGGGCGTGCCGCTGGATTATTTCATGGACCAGCAGCGGGGGCCGCTGGCGGAGCATGAGGCGGAACAGAAGATGCGGCAGCGGTTTGCGGATTTGCCGGCATCCATGCGCGCATTCGTTGTTGAACCCATCAACCGCAGCTACATTGAAACCGCCATGCGCCTGGCCGACCTGGACGTCCACCGCCTGCGCCAGATTGCCGAAGGTATTCTGGACATCACTTTCTAA
- a CDS encoding tetratricopeptide repeat protein produces MGVNEVTPDGLRAAGLRLFRQRQYAAAAEQLRAAAAAYAADSADWCETLNDLGVVYRLQRNGSAAIAALEDAAAGFARLGDGAGQGVALANLGDVYAGIKQQEQAAINYSEASALLARAGDRERQSRVLWALSLHHVRRGRWLSAMTLMEQSLSLRPRLGVGGWLLRALLRLALGMWSG; encoded by the coding sequence ATGGGTGTTAATGAAGTGACGCCCGACGGGCTGCGCGCGGCGGGGCTACGCTTGTTCCGGCAGAGACAGTACGCGGCGGCGGCGGAGCAGCTACGGGCGGCGGCTGCCGCTTACGCGGCGGATTCCGCCGATTGGTGCGAAACGCTCAACGACCTGGGCGTGGTCTATCGCCTGCAGCGCAACGGGTCCGCGGCCATCGCGGCCCTGGAAGACGCAGCGGCGGGCTTTGCGCGGTTGGGGGATGGGGCGGGGCAGGGTGTGGCCCTGGCGAATCTGGGGGATGTTTATGCCGGCATCAAACAACAAGAACAAGCAGCAATCAATTACAGCGAGGCATCGGCGTTGCTGGCGCGGGCCGGGGATCGGGAGCGACAGAGCCGGGTATTGTGGGCGCTGAGCCTGCACCACGTGCGCCGGGGGCGCTGGCTGTCGGCCATGACGCTGATGGAGCAAAGTTTGTCACTGCGCCCGCGCCTGGGTGTGGGCGGCTGGCTGCTGCGGGCGTTGCTGCGCCTGGCGCTGGGCATGTGGTCGGGGTAG
- a CDS encoding MFS transporter yields the protein MSTLTPSLATPPLPRRIKFLYGLGDWGTSAATTARNLFWLFFLANIVGVDVGVASIVVAVGKLWDAINDPLIGILSDRVHTRWGRRRPFLLFTAIPFGLCFFFLFSTPPIPSLGARAAYYGLIYILFDTLYTLINVPYSALAPALTPDYDERSTLAGWRMGVSIFAALVTAAGFKLLAETLFASWFGGSLRAGYATAGAVWGVTLAIPPLLLFAAIKEPETPPVFGSANLLRTAREVYANVPFRYAAMIYLASFAAVDVVAAVFVWFLVFYVRVAAGFDSIVLGVMLMLALITMPLVVKLMHRYGKRLTYIGCAFVWVIVLGIISQVPPGGQKTILVAALFAGIGYGAANAVPWAIVADVIEADELATGQRREGVYFGYLVFLRKLTGTGSILLVGLVLEAAGFIAGQDGLIVTAQPAAALLALRLLVSVIPAICLVFAIVMAWRYPLNRQAHLQIRQQLAQRRGADDPPPAAQE from the coding sequence ATGTCCACCCTCACCCCCTCCCTTGCCACACCCCCCTTGCCCCGGCGCATCAAATTCCTTTATGGACTAGGCGACTGGGGCACTTCCGCCGCCACCACCGCCCGCAACCTCTTCTGGCTCTTCTTCCTTGCCAACATCGTCGGCGTAGACGTGGGCGTCGCCAGCATCGTCGTCGCCGTCGGCAAACTATGGGACGCCATCAACGACCCCCTCATCGGCATCCTTAGCGACCGTGTCCACACCCGCTGGGGACGCCGCCGCCCCTTCCTCCTCTTCACCGCCATCCCCTTTGGCCTCTGCTTCTTCTTCCTCTTCAGCACGCCCCCCATCCCCAGCCTGGGCGCGCGCGCCGCCTATTACGGCCTCATCTACATCCTCTTTGACACCCTCTACACGCTTATCAACGTGCCCTACTCCGCCCTCGCGCCCGCCCTCACCCCAGACTACGACGAACGCAGCACCCTGGCCGGGTGGCGCATGGGCGTGTCCATCTTCGCCGCCCTGGTCACGGCAGCCGGCTTCAAACTCCTGGCCGAAACCCTCTTTGCTTCCTGGTTTGGCGGCAGCCTGCGCGCGGGCTACGCCACGGCGGGCGCGGTCTGGGGCGTCACCCTGGCCATCCCCCCGCTGCTGCTGTTCGCCGCCATCAAAGAGCCGGAGACGCCCCCCGTTTTCGGCTCCGCCAACCTCCTGCGCACCGCCCGCGAAGTATACGCCAACGTCCCATTCCGCTACGCGGCTATGATCTACCTGGCGAGTTTTGCCGCCGTGGACGTCGTCGCCGCCGTATTCGTCTGGTTTCTTGTGTTTTACGTGCGTGTGGCGGCGGGATTTGATAGTATCGTCCTCGGTGTCATGCTCATGTTGGCGCTCATCACCATGCCCCTGGTCGTGAAATTGATGCACCGGTATGGTAAGCGGCTCACGTACATCGGCTGCGCCTTCGTCTGGGTGATCGTCCTGGGCATCATCAGCCAGGTCCCCCCCGGCGGGCAAAAGACAATTCTGGTCGCCGCCCTGTTCGCCGGAATTGGTTATGGCGCGGCCAACGCCGTTCCCTGGGCCATCGTCGCCGATGTCATCGAAGCAGACGAACTGGCGACGGGGCAGCGGCGCGAGGGCGTCTACTTTGGCTACCTCGTTTTTCTCCGCAAGCTCACGGGCACGGGATCAATCCTGTTGGTAGGATTGGTGCTGGAAGCGGCGGGCTTCATTGCCGGCCAGGATGGCCTGATAGTCACGGCGCAGCCGGCGGCGGCGCTGCTGGCGCTGCGGCTCCTCGTCAGCGTCATTCCCGCAATTTGCCTCGTCTTTGCCATTGTCATGGCCTGGCGCTACCCGCTCAACCGTCAGGCGCACCTGCAAATTCGCCAGCAACTGGCCCAACGCCGCGGCGCGGACGATCCGCCCCCGGCTGCGCAAGAATGA
- a CDS encoding aminotransferase class IV encodes MMNDLQLFAVTATGPRPLPWPPGATSIHDAFDVLDLGVYSALRTFAHNKFLHLDYHLDRTEQSMRLLGWDYILDRMALCRALHQVCAAYPLPDARVRFDVLAAPATPLGSDSRLLIALTPFTPVPAACYEEGVRVQLAPRLKRETPLVKAAGFVLARRPYPLGHPEAYEHLLVNEAAEILEGSSSNFYAVRDGMVYTAGAGVLEGITRRILLALVPALHLPLSLTPIHIDDIARLDEAFITSSSRGVVPVVAIDGLPVGAGRPGPLTQRLWTAYQEYVQAHIRPAGMRYEV; translated from the coding sequence ATGATGAACGATCTTCAACTTTTCGCCGTGACTGCCACCGGTCCGCGGCCACTTCCCTGGCCGCCCGGCGCGACATCCATTCACGACGCCTTCGATGTCCTCGACCTGGGCGTCTATTCCGCTTTACGCACCTTCGCGCACAACAAATTCCTGCATCTTGATTACCATCTGGACCGCACGGAGCAGTCCATGCGGCTGCTGGGCTGGGATTATATTCTGGACCGCATGGCATTGTGCCGGGCACTGCACCAGGTCTGTGCGGCGTATCCACTGCCGGACGCCCGCGTGCGTTTTGATGTGCTGGCCGCGCCGGCCACGCCGCTGGGCAGCGACAGTCGCCTCCTCATTGCGCTGACGCCGTTCACGCCCGTGCCCGCCGCCTGCTATGAGGAGGGCGTGCGCGTGCAGCTTGCGCCCCGCTTGAAGCGGGAGACGCCGCTGGTGAAAGCGGCCGGCTTTGTGCTGGCGCGCCGCCCCTATCCTCTGGGACACCCAGAGGCGTATGAGCATCTTCTGGTGAACGAGGCGGCGGAGATTCTGGAGGGGAGCAGCAGCAATTTCTACGCGGTGCGTGATGGCATGGTGTACACGGCGGGGGCGGGCGTTCTGGAGGGAATTACGCGCCGGATTTTGTTGGCGTTAGTGCCGGCATTACACCTCCCCCTATCCCTGACGCCCATCCATATCGACGACATCGCCCGCCTGGACGAAGCCTTCATCACCAGTTCGTCTCGCGGCGTCGTGCCCGTCGTGGCGATTGACGGCCTCCCCGTGGGCGCTGGCCGCCCCGGCCCTCTCACACAGCGGCTGTGGACTGCGTATCAGGAATATGTGCAAGCGCACATTCGCCCCGCGGGGATGAGGTATGAGGTATGA
- the bcp gene encoding thioredoxin-dependent thiol peroxidase, which translates to MLKIGDPAPDFELTSDENTPVKLSDLRGRRVILFFYPKAGTSGCTTQACGFRDRFPQISEAGAVVLGVSPDAPPALAKWRQKENLPYHLLSDPDHAAAEAYGVWGEKSLYGRKYMGIIRSHFVVDADGFLEDVQFKVSPKDSVARAVKQVAG; encoded by the coding sequence ATGTTAAAAATAGGCGATCCTGCTCCTGATTTCGAGCTTACTTCCGATGAAAACACGCCCGTAAAGCTGTCCGACTTGCGCGGACGGCGCGTGATCCTGTTCTTCTACCCCAAAGCGGGCACTTCTGGCTGCACCACGCAGGCGTGTGGTTTCCGCGACCGCTTCCCGCAAATCAGTGAGGCGGGCGCGGTTGTGTTGGGCGTCAGTCCGGACGCGCCGCCGGCGCTGGCGAAGTGGCGGCAAAAGGAGAATTTGCCCTACCATCTGCTGTCGGACCCCGACCATGCCGCCGCGGAGGCTTATGGCGTCTGGGGGGAAAAGAGCCTGTATGGGCGCAAGTACATGGGCATCATTCGTAGCCATTTTGTGGTGGATGCCGACGGCTTTTTGGAAGATGTCCAGTTCAAGGTCAGCCCGAAGGACAGCGTGGCGCGCGCGGTAAAGCAGGTGGCCGGCTGA
- a CDS encoding LysM peptidoglycan-binding domain-containing protein, producing the protein MTKRHLPMTARLPLLLLALLSLVLFARAHHSEAAPLLQATNRVTNPGFEQPYNSGVANGWAPWHQDTGKTTCDTRYLVQPKWFNELNPSIVLEGGSSQGVGNQFDTWRGGVFQTVTGLTTGATYRFTVSARLFASNENFGTAPADGIGVVRVGIDPNGSGLWSDGDIKWSNVIAPAGAWQSVSVEATATAGQISVFTEVDYGGANNCRAHLDSWVDRAELIEVSAAGGQPPAPVPGNTPAPAPNPAPVVIVTLGPTPTPDAEGVIYMAVPPGGSLWTVAAQAGISLDELLEYNNLTRDSFVQAGQLLVVGFAEPSGGEATPTAEPETQGGSADEPAPEATATAEVTPTPAPPTAAPGGEICVNAFGDTNGNGQHETSEGFMAGVTFTLSQGSDVLGQGVSRGAAESVCFENIPAGNYEVAQILPASLEATTASNLSLDLSVGQQIGLEFGSRVRQETPAENAIAGAATEAPAATAVPTDSGGSGLSFGAISGLLLIVVAVLVLGGLILVVMRQRG; encoded by the coding sequence ATGACCAAACGCCACCTGCCCATGACCGCCAGGCTGCCCCTCTTGCTGCTGGCCTTGCTCAGCCTCGTCCTATTCGCCCGCGCCCATCACTCAGAAGCAGCGCCATTGTTGCAAGCCACCAACCGGGTCACCAACCCCGGATTTGAGCAGCCGTACAACAGCGGCGTCGCCAACGGCTGGGCGCCCTGGCATCAAGACACAGGCAAAACGACGTGCGATACGCGCTATCTGGTCCAACCGAAGTGGTTCAACGAACTAAACCCCAGCATTGTCCTCGAAGGAGGCAGTTCGCAGGGCGTGGGCAACCAGTTTGACACCTGGCGCGGCGGCGTTTTCCAGACCGTCACAGGACTGACAACGGGAGCCACCTACCGCTTCACCGTCTCCGCCCGCCTGTTTGCCTCCAACGAAAACTTTGGCACGGCCCCGGCGGACGGGATTGGCGTGGTGCGCGTGGGTATTGATCCCAACGGCAGCGGCCTCTGGAGTGATGGGGACATCAAATGGAGCAACGTGATTGCGCCCGCCGGCGCATGGCAATCCGTCTCCGTGGAAGCCACGGCCACCGCCGGGCAAATCTCCGTATTCACGGAAGTGGATTACGGCGGGGCCAACAACTGCCGCGCCCATCTCGATTCCTGGGTAGACCGCGCCGAATTGATTGAAGTCAGCGCGGCGGGCGGGCAGCCGCCCGCGCCCGTGCCGGGCAACACCCCCGCGCCCGCGCCCAATCCCGCCCCCGTGGTCATCGTCACCCTCGGCCCCACCCCCACTCCGGATGCCGAAGGGGTGATCTACATGGCGGTTCCGCCCGGCGGCTCGCTGTGGACGGTGGCCGCGCAGGCCGGCATTTCCCTGGACGAACTGCTGGAGTACAATAACCTGACCCGCGACTCGTTCGTGCAGGCAGGGCAGCTCCTCGTCGTTGGCTTCGCCGAACCATCCGGCGGCGAAGCCACGCCCACCGCCGAACCGGAAACCCAGGGCGGCAGCGCCGATGAGCCGGCGCCAGAGGCCACGGCCACAGCAGAGGTTACCCCGACGCCGGCGCCGCCCACGGCTGCTCCCGGCGGGGAGATTTGCGTCAATGCCTTTGGCGACACCAACGGCAACGGGCAGCATGAAACAAGCGAAGGCTTCATGGCGGGCGTGACGTTCACGCTGTCGCAGGGGAGCGATGTTCTGGGACAAGGGGTTTCGCGTGGCGCGGCGGAATCGGTTTGCTTTGAAAACATCCCTGCCGGCAATTACGAGGTCGCCCAGATTTTGCCGGCAAGCCTGGAAGCCACCACCGCCAGCAACCTTAGCCTCGACCTCAGCGTCGGGCAGCAAATTGGCCTGGAATTCGGCAGCCGCGTGCGCCAGGAAACCCCGGCGGAAAACGCCATCGCCGGCGCCGCCACCGAAGCGCCCGCCGCCACCGCCGTGCCCACCGACAGCGGCGGCAGCGGCCTCAGCTTCGGCGCTATCAGCGGCCTGCTGCTGATTGTCGTCGCCGTCCTGGTCCTGGGCGGCCTTATCCTCGTCGTCATGCGCCAGCGCGGATAA
- a CDS encoding LysM peptidoglycan-binding domain-containing protein, whose translation MILKPGFVLLLLLGLGAATLYNSHTVQAQEQNLLANPSFEGSYSSYVPPGGNPDCPAGICTTAQTAAGWTPWWWIVAGRDDTLYANPEFKPAEARDYASRVHSGDRAQQYFNFGRINTAGLFQQVTVPANANLRFSIWGMAWSTGIAWDGPNSDVPYSAEPTTVNMRVGIDPTGGTDPFSPNIVWSGTLNPYDQYALLSVDARAQGSVVTVFTYSSPSEPRKHNDIYWDDAALVPLGPGGAPVVTNPGGGGGAAPAPAAPVSFVLAPTATPDAEGIIYAEVPPGGSIWSVAANAGITLDEILEYNNLSKDDFVNAGQRLIVGYGDPNGAATPVEEASPEAEIAAAAVVTDTAALEQPAAPTEAPAAPEATPTSEPEAVAAPVDAGISVAQPETAGASICLLAFEDTNQNGLHDPGESLRANVAFTISNGQKVVSNYVTTGTDEPYCLPGLADGNYQVTRSQQADEILTTRGDWGIALTDGSVVTMEFGSYTNANQAIASADQNATSADLQAATNNVSASVVEAESAQSGGLTSGITIAAVVLAALLLVVVVGLLLTARRTS comes from the coding sequence TTGATCTTGAAACCAGGCTTCGTCCTCCTCCTTCTGCTGGGACTGGGCGCGGCGACGCTGTACAACAGCCACACCGTGCAGGCACAGGAGCAAAACTTGCTCGCCAACCCCAGCTTTGAAGGATCCTACAGCTCCTATGTTCCGCCTGGGGGCAATCCCGACTGCCCCGCGGGAATTTGCACAACCGCGCAAACGGCGGCAGGCTGGACACCCTGGTGGTGGATCGTAGCCGGGCGGGATGATACGCTTTATGCCAATCCTGAATTCAAGCCGGCGGAAGCGCGTGATTATGCCTCGCGCGTCCACTCAGGCGACCGCGCTCAACAATACTTCAACTTTGGCCGCATCAACACCGCCGGACTTTTCCAGCAGGTGACGGTTCCCGCCAATGCCAACCTGCGCTTCTCCATCTGGGGCATGGCCTGGTCCACGGGCATCGCCTGGGATGGTCCAAACAGCGACGTTCCGTATTCCGCCGAGCCAACCACGGTGAACATGCGCGTGGGCATTGACCCCACGGGAGGAACGGACCCATTCAGTCCAAACATTGTCTGGTCCGGCACCCTCAACCCGTATGACCAGTATGCGCTGTTGAGCGTGGACGCACGGGCGCAGGGTTCAGTGGTGACGGTGTTCACCTATTCGTCGCCCAGCGAGCCGCGTAAGCACAACGACATTTATTGGGATGACGCGGCGCTGGTTCCCCTGGGGCCGGGCGGCGCGCCAGTGGTGACAAATCCGGGCGGAGGTGGCGGCGCGGCGCCCGCGCCGGCAGCGCCGGTGTCCTTCGTGCTGGCGCCGACAGCCACGCCGGATGCGGAAGGGATTATTTACGCGGAAGTGCCCCCTGGGGGATCGATCTGGTCGGTGGCGGCTAATGCCGGCATCACCCTCGACGAAATCCTGGAATACAACAACCTCTCCAAAGATGACTTCGTTAACGCCGGTCAGCGCCTCATCGTCGGCTATGGCGACCCCAACGGCGCAGCCACCCCCGTGGAAGAAGCATCACCCGAGGCGGAAATTGCCGCCGCCGCCGTCGTCACCGATACCGCGGCGCTGGAACAACCCGCCGCCCCCACGGAAGCGCCCGCCGCGCCGGAAGCCACCCCCACCAGCGAACCTGAAGCCGTCGCCGCACCGGTAGATGCCGGCATCTCCGTCGCCCAACCGGAAACAGCCGGAGCCAGCATCTGCCTGCTCGCCTTCGAAGACACCAACCAGAACGGCCTGCACGACCCCGGCGAATCCCTCCGCGCCAATGTCGCCTTCACCATCTCCAACGGCCAAAAAGTCGTCAGCAACTACGTCACCACCGGCACGGACGAACCCTACTGCCTCCCCGGACTGGCTGATGGCAACTACCAGGTAACGCGCTCGCAGCAGGCGGACGAAATCCTCACCACTCGTGGCGACTGGGGCATCGCCCTCACCGACGGCAGCGTCGTCACCATGGAATTTGGCAGCTACACCAACGCCAACCAGGCCATCGCCAGCGCCGACCAGAACGCCACCAGCGCCGACCTCCAGGCCGCCACCAACAACGTAAGCGCCTCCGTCGTGGAGGCAGAATCCGCGCAAAGCGGGGGCCTCACCAGCGGCATCACCATCGCCGCCGTCGTCCTCGCCGCCCTCCTACTCGTCGTCGTCGTCGGCCTGCTGCTCACAGCGCGCCGCACCAGTTAA
- a CDS encoding glycosyltransferase family 39 protein yields MAILVGAALRLWLLSSAPPGLYRDEAFNGLDALDVLRGHVALFFSANNGREPAYIYLTALSTALFGRTVFAVRLAAALTGTLTTWITYKLAAAWFSQRVGLLAAWLWAITLWPIHLSRIGLRPILLVPLLAATLWIGTLAYRQRRRRWWIIAGLLYGLSFYTYLPVRFTPLLFLLLLLYLMLRQRGKDWRQALWPGLGWFTITTALVTAPLVWLALQNPALVLGRIGQVSILDPAINGGDLWGTLWRHTWQGLGMCCWRGDVILRHNPAGRPVFDWLMSVPFLGGVAWCARHWRRPTAAALLLWSGVMLGPTILAEDTPHFLRAVGVLPAFLFFPALGLNQLAAWPRLRYTLIPLLLLGSLALTIRDYAAYTRQPDTAYLFESGARDLAEQINADHHSQVIYLEKRFADNWPSIRFLVNPEQPVVAFDATIPPPPIIAGSAGLYIWPYQSLDFLRQTLPPPALISAETGSLGRGDLEPEPYPLFVHFQREPIPPRAALTRFGDNIHLEQVEVAQTDPLHLAVTLTWSTDAPITETLVAFVHVSDDGFLIGQDDQQPAQGYWPTTWWQPDLLVRDQHLITLDEAYDPARHPVIVGLYSADTLIRLPVFTPNGAPIGDTWQIK; encoded by the coding sequence TTGGCCATCCTCGTGGGCGCCGCGCTACGACTCTGGCTTCTAAGCAGTGCGCCTCCAGGGCTTTATCGAGATGAAGCATTCAACGGCCTGGATGCCCTGGATGTGCTGAGAGGGCACGTCGCCCTCTTTTTTAGCGCCAACAATGGGCGCGAACCCGCCTACATTTACCTGACAGCACTGAGCACGGCCCTTTTTGGCCGCACCGTGTTCGCCGTGCGCCTGGCAGCGGCGCTCACCGGAACCTTAACAACCTGGATTACCTACAAACTGGCCGCTGCCTGGTTCAGCCAGCGCGTGGGCCTGCTCGCGGCGTGGCTGTGGGCCATCACCCTCTGGCCCATTCACCTCAGCCGCATCGGTCTACGCCCCATCCTGCTCGTCCCCCTGCTGGCGGCAACCCTCTGGATCGGAACATTGGCCTACCGCCAACGCCGGCGGCGGTGGTGGATTATCGCCGGGCTGCTCTACGGCCTCAGCTTCTACACCTATCTCCCCGTCCGCTTCACCCCCCTTCTTTTCCTGCTGCTACTGCTCTACCTGATGCTTAGGCAGCGAGGGAAAGACTGGCGGCAGGCATTGTGGCCGGGACTTGGCTGGTTCACCATCACCACCGCCCTCGTGACCGCGCCGCTGGTCTGGCTGGCGCTGCAAAATCCGGCGCTGGTGCTGGGCCGCATCGGTCAGGTCTCCATCCTCGACCCGGCCATCAACGGCGGCGACCTATGGGGCACGCTCTGGCGACATACCTGGCAGGGGCTGGGCATGTGCTGCTGGCGCGGCGACGTTATTTTGCGCCACAATCCCGCCGGGCGCCCCGTTTTTGATTGGCTCATGTCCGTTCCCTTTCTCGGGGGTGTGGCCTGGTGCGCGCGCCACTGGCGCAGGCCGACGGCGGCGGCGCTGCTGCTGTGGAGCGGCGTCATGCTGGGGCCAACGATCCTGGCGGAGGATACGCCCCATTTCTTACGCGCGGTGGGAGTGCTGCCGGCATTTCTCTTCTTCCCCGCGCTCGGCCTCAACCAACTCGCCGCCTGGCCCCGCCTGCGATACACCCTCATCCCCCTGCTTCTCCTCGGCAGCCTCGCCCTCACCATCCGCGACTACGCCGCCTACACCCGCCAACCAGACACCGCCTACCTTTTTGAGAGCGGTGCACGCGACCTGGCCGAACAAATTAACGCCGACCACCACAGCCAGGTCATCTACCTGGAAAAACGCTTCGCCGACAACTGGCCCTCCATCCGTTTCCTGGTAAACCCCGAGCAACCCGTCGTCGCCTTCGACGCCACCATCCCGCCGCCACCCATCATCGCCGGTTCTGCCGGCCTCTACATCTGGCCCTATCAATCATTGGATTTCCTGCGTCAGACGCTGCCCCCCCCCGCTCTCATTTCGGCGGAAACAGGCAGCCTGGGGCGCGGCGACCTGGAACCAGAACCCTATCCGCTATTTGTTCATTTCCAACGGGAACCCATCCCGCCTCGCGCCGCGCTCACCCGTTTTGGCGACAACATCCACCTGGAGCAGGTCGAAGTCGCCCAAACCGACCCGCTTCATCTGGCCGTCACCCTCACCTGGTCCACCGACGCCCCCATCACCGAGACACTGGTGGCCTTCGTCCACGTAAGCGATGACGGTTTTCTCATTGGGCAGGACGACCAACAGCCCGCGCAAGGGTATTGGCCCACAACCTGGTGGCAACCAGACCTCCTTGTGCGGGATCAACACTTGATCACCCTGGACGAGGCCTACGATCCCGCGCGCCATCCGGTTATCGTTGGCCTGTACAGCGCGGACACCCTCATCAGGCTGCCCGTCTTCACGCCCAATGGCGCGCCCATTGGCGACACATGGCAAATCAAATAA
- a CDS encoding glycosyltransferase family 4 protein has translation MRVLMVSKACLVGAYQTKLEAIARCDDVELQVIVPPRWDDPAGSVLLERGHTEGYSLLVDPMRFNGHYHFHYYPRLPRRIRAFRPHILHMDEEPYNLATWLAVREARRQGVKSLFFSWQNIHQNYPFPFSRLEKQVLEWVDYAIMGNAASVEVWRAKGYRHRCAVIPQFGVSPALYTPPARRDPGRGFVIGSASRRLVPAKGVDLLLQAAATLPGIWRLHIAGDGPERGRLEQMAQSLGIAERVFFDGVISSERMPAYLRQLDVLVLPSRTTPQWKEQFGRVLVEAMACEVAVVGSDSGEIPNVIGDAGLIFAEDDVEALAAHLRQLIQQPAWRDELGRRGRRRALARYSQSQIAAQTVAVYREIMGDA, from the coding sequence ATGCGTGTGTTGATGGTGTCCAAGGCTTGCCTGGTGGGGGCCTACCAGACTAAGCTGGAAGCAATTGCTCGTTGTGACGATGTGGAGCTTCAGGTTATTGTTCCGCCCCGTTGGGATGACCCCGCCGGTTCTGTTCTGTTGGAGCGGGGACATACCGAGGGGTACAGTTTGCTGGTTGATCCCATGCGCTTCAACGGGCATTATCACTTCCATTATTATCCACGTTTGCCGCGGCGCATTCGCGCCTTTCGTCCGCATATTTTGCACATGGATGAGGAGCCGTACAATCTGGCGACGTGGTTGGCGGTTCGGGAAGCGCGTCGCCAGGGGGTAAAGAGTCTCTTTTTTTCCTGGCAAAATATCCACCAGAATTATCCGTTTCCGTTCAGTCGTCTGGAGAAACAGGTGCTGGAGTGGGTGGATTACGCCATTATGGGGAATGCCGCGTCAGTGGAGGTGTGGCGGGCCAAGGGGTATCGCCACCGCTGCGCCGTGATTCCGCAATTTGGGGTGTCCCCGGCGCTGTATACGCCGCCGGCGCGGCGGGACCCGGGGCGTGGGTTTGTTATTGGTTCGGCCAGCCGTCGGCTTGTGCCGGCAAAAGGCGTGGATTTGCTGTTGCAGGCGGCGGCGACGTTGCCGGGTATCTGGCGGTTGCATATCGCGGGGGATGGCCCGGAGCGGGGACGGCTGGAGCAGATGGCGCAGTCGTTGGGGATTGCGGAGCGGGTCTTTTTTGATGGAGTGATTTCGTCGGAGCGAATGCCGGCATACTTGCGCCAGCTAGATGTGTTGGTTCTGCCATCACGCACAACCCCGCAATGGAAAGAGCAGTTTGGCCGCGTTCTTGTGGAAGCCATGGCCTGCGAGGTAGCCGTCGTGGGGTCCGATAGCGGCGAAATCCCCAACGTTATCGGCGATGCCGGCCTGATTTTCGCGGAAGATGACGTGGAAGCACTGGCCGCGCATTTGCGGCAACTCATCCAACAACCCGCCTGGCGGGACGAATTGGGGCGGCGGGGGCGTCGCCGGGCGCTGGCGCGGTATTCGCAGAGCCAGATCGCCGCGCAAACGGTGGCTGTTTATAGGGAAATCATGGGCGACGCCTGA
- a CDS encoding EthD family reductase: MYKLVTMYRRVDDEEALEAFFVQQHLPLAEQLPGLLRSEVCRIDGKPGGESRFHLTYALYFPSQEKLLMALASPAGISLLQALYPWLEARVISWYYGSAWGDDHIQPYEAAA, translated from the coding sequence ATGTATAAACTTGTAACCATGTATCGACGTGTTGATGATGAAGAGGCACTGGAAGCGTTTTTTGTGCAGCAGCATTTGCCGCTGGCGGAACAGCTCCCCGGCCTCCTGCGCAGCGAGGTGTGCCGCATTGACGGCAAACCGGGCGGCGAGTCTCGCTTTCACCTCACGTACGCGCTTTATTTCCCTTCTCAGGAGAAATTGTTAATGGCGCTGGCGTCACCTGCCGGCATTTCCCTGTTGCAGGCGCTCTATCCCTGGTTGGAAGCGCGCGTCATCTCCTGGTACTACGGCTCCGCCTGGGGGGACGACCACATCCAGCCTTATGAGGCAGCCGCCTGA